agcaggcttggcactataattatatttttactgtaagtacctatgattgttactattgtcctgaatttttttcagatttttcaatttggtgcgccggagttaaaaaaattaaattcgaggtaatcgcgtttaaagttttgacagaagttattttctgcaactcAAAGATCGCAACTGTATACTTTTCTGCGCTAACTGTACAAAACCTTCCGAAGCtctcagaatttttcgagatccactttgaaattatgcaggtatatttttgagacCCCAAGTATTATGAAAATGCATGAAAAGAAAAATGGGGATAACAAattttcacagtggcttcccccttAATATTAATTTCGCAACTGCTGTGCAAACTCTTAGCTCGTAGCCAGATAAATCTTTGAAACTTTCTTGCATCCTTTGCTCTTCATCCCTTCTCCTTTACAGCTACCCCAAGGTGCAAGGGACACTGCGAACCCTTGGGCCAGGGTGGAGAAGTGCGTCTACGAGCCCAGCAACAATTCCCTCCAGACTCGGGTAGCGTTCAATGACCTCTCCGTTTCTGGTATGGTGTCATTGACGCCCAGGGATCATCAGCCACCAATTCCAGCCGAATCCTGCAGAATGACGCTGAGATTGAGACGAGCAGGCATCGACTTCCTCACTACCCCGATTGCTCGCGGTAGAGGGCAAATGCGAATCCGAACGGAGTCCAGCTTCTTGGAGCCGAGGTTCGCCTCCATTTATGCCTACGGTTGCCACACCAGGCGACTGGACAAGCAGATCAAGAGGCAAGACAAGTGGCCTCCGTTTCATCACCCTCACAATGAAGTAAGTGTGCAGAGGCTATGGGAATTTTAatgtaggaataggtttcgtaattcctatATATTCGGGAGCTACGGAAAAAGcgaaaacgtaaatattttcttacaaaagaaattaccaaatgttctttaaacgttgctcttttaagtgcaaaaagttctgtataaatatatgcttccgctgtttcgaaaaaaattcacaaacattcgcctcttttcggcctcctaactaggtataatcccttaaggGGGGGATTCTCATGTAACAGCcctcgaaatttatgaatttttttttgaaaaagatattgttaatattgtattaaactcttttgggatataaggaggcattttaaacttgcagaaaatattttttttatgtcgatccttctaaTTATTTGTTCATTATTTTGGAATCATTTCGACGATGCCAGGTTcactattttatatataaatatttcctaCAGTTCACGGCGTTGCCCGTGATACCCAATGACGACTACGAAGCGGCGGAGCCGCGACAACTGGTCGGCGTCTCGAAGGAAGTGGATGTCGCCATCCCCAACGAGACGCGTGAATCTCGTTTCCTGAGCCCACCTGTTGCGAAGCTCGGCATTTGGCGGAAAAACGTTTGGCTGACCAAGTCACCGGCCCGCGAGAAGCGAGCCCTTCTCCCCTCCGAGTCTAGCTCCAACGTCCTCGGCGGTTCCTCGAGCGTTCCGCGCTTTCCAGGATCTTTCGACAGCGGCCAGGAAGCCGGTCATCATTCCCCGAGAATCTCTAGATCAACGGAGACGATCACACCGCAGGATTTCGTAAGCGCGCTGGCCAGCAGGAGATCGAGAGCGAACGCGACCGACGACTGCGCTGGCCGTCGCAACGCTAGCAGCCTGGTGAACGCTACGGAGAGCTTCCTGACGAATCTCAACGACAGCCAGCCGAAGGCTAATTTCAAGAGGGAGGACAGCTATCAGGCAACGAAGGCTAGTCCTAGGGAGACCAGGCAGCTGTACGTGGAGGAGAACTTTGATAACGTCTTCCCGAGCGACTCGGAGAATAGCGGCAGAAGCTGGCAGTCGAAGGAGCACATCGCCAGTGAGATGGAGGACGTGTTCTTGCGAGGGGCTAGCCAAGCGCTGACCAAGTATATCGAGAGGCAGCTGCACCCGGCTATTAAAGAGACACTGATGATTTCCATGGGATATACCGTTAGTTATGGATAGGGTACTATTTTGCGTTTGCTCTGCTAGCGACTTGTAGAGTGCTCTTGCTTATGGCACGTTGTGTAGATAGTGTAGAAACTCAAGTGAAGTCGGAGTCGCGGTTCTGACACTGATGTCTAGTCTTGTTTTGGATATAGTAGATGCACACGGTGCGATTGGAagtataagtatattttgtaaattactttattaaaaaagaggaaTTTCTGTGAAGGTGTTTTGGTAATGCATGAATGCATCTTGCGTATTGAGAATATATTTGTCTTGTACTTGTATTATATTCTCATTACTTTAATTAAATGCAAGATAATGAAAGATAATGAAGATAACGACTGATGATGTTCCTCGTAAAACTTTTTCCCACAAATTGGGATTTTTAACTGGCCCACGAGCCAAAATAAATTCTCTTTTCCCCTCGCCTTCTCCAATTCCTATTCTCCATTAAaagtaatcttaatatataaagcagaacgtTTTTATaggtttgtgtgtttgtctgtcgcctgaaaactttcaaacgataagctctgggatcacgaaatttGCCTCAGCTTATTTTGCCTTCACCGTGCCAAATTTCACATTTATTGCAACTTCAACGCGAATGCGCCACATCTTCCTCTTATCCGATCAACTTTATCTTTTACGGGAATTATTTTCTTActcaatgcaaaaaaaaatttcaccaagagTAGCTAGGGTCCTTATAAGATTATAAGCTGTAAAATTGaggttattgaaataaaatacgttacCGTTTCAAGTACTGATGTATCTGATTTATTTCCTTCTCATTAATACTCCTCATTAACACTCCGCTTTCTACAAGTCCTTTAGTCGTGGAGAGATGTGTTCGTACCGGAGGAAAGTATTCCCATAAAGCCTTCTAAACAGATAATAAACGTATTACCGTGTTAGGTTCGGTACCGCGCTGCAACATCCTGCAATACCGACCATACGTCGATTTGGGGCTGAAAATCTCCTAAAGTATCAGGATTACATGATGTCATAGGAGGTGGCACgcccgagctgtgcgagagagaaagctggaactctctatctctctcgcaCGCCACCTATCTCGCTCCTCGTCGCAcgcactagcgctctctctctttcacacagctcggccgtgccacctcctgtgatatcatgtattcctattactTTAGGAGATTTTCAGCCCCCATTCCGAGCATGTCGATATTGTAGGACGCTGCTGCGCAGTACGGAAATTACCGCgcgaaatattgaataaaattacgCGTAAAAGGGCTACTTTTTTAATGCAATCCTAACAATTACTTACGCGTAACAAATATTTGTCTCACTGGATAATAGGGGAAGAAACCAACACAGCTGgtgatttaaaacaataatttatttcGTAAAGAACTATAATTACCGAGTCGCTAAGCCTAGTGGACAGGTTATTGCATCTTattcgtttaaataattatcgtGTGTGTTACCGATCAATCGATACATCGTGCATAATACTTCTTATACATTATTTAACGTATTTACATGTCACACCCTCGACACGGATCCCCGtgctttcgtttctttttataaaagaCAAGAGGATCCTCTTATGTTACAAGTTCAGGTTCGTCTCTGCGCCGAGTATGCCTCTTCTTAGAACAAAATAAAACGTAATCTTACGCGATCCAATAAAGTTAACGATTAACATAGAATCAATTATCACGATCATGTATTTTTTTGTAGCGAAAGGAGGAGTCAGCTCGCGAATTAAGAAAGACCGTTTTGCGAGGTGCGAGTTTGGGAGCTTTATATTTCCAAACTCACCGTGTCTGTTCGAAATGCACAAATCGAAGTGGAAGGGTGCTTTTTACTACGAGGAAGTCCACTGCGCTAGTTTTATAAAACCAAAGGAGGCGTGTTAACATACATGAACGAGATAGTAAAACTCAACGTTGCAACTTATCCCTAGGTTTGAAAACAGAATGAAATCGTATATCGTAATAGAATAAAGGACCTTAGTGTTCAaggtttattcttagcgtactATATCACAATAACTCTGTACATAAAACGAATAATCGTGAAACAATAACGAGCAGGTAATAGAAATAGACATTTGGGTAATATAAGAACAGTACTGGGGCAACCTTCGTCTTCCCCAAAGAagactaattaaaaaaagagagCGCTTAAAGATCGATTTCCTTAACCATTAGTTCGAGGCTCGATTGCCAACTCACTTAACTCGACTGCTTCCTGCGACTTTCAGCGACCTGTTCTTTCGTTAAACTGTCATTGCCGTTTTCAAGAAACCCTTCTGCTTTCGAATCTACAGGTAAGGAGGTTTGTACCAGATCGAATAGCCTGAGAAAGCAGAGAAGCTAAGCTACTCAAGGTACAATTCCTCGCAGCCCTCTCAGACGAGTCACGACTCTGTCTTTTCCGGAACAGCTTCCTCGTCGACCTCGATTTTCATCTCCTGCTCCGACTCTGCCCGCTTATCCGCCTCCTGGTCGTCCTGCTCCACTTGCTCGTCGACGTTTATCTCCTCTTCTTCGTCTGCGGTGTCAGGCAACACTTCCTCCTTCACCATCACACCCTCGCTACTGTTTTGCTCCTTCGAATCCCTAGGTTTAGCTTCGACCGAGTTCTGCGGGTTCTCAGTGGGCGACGGAGCCCCTCCGGAGCGATGGAACGTTAGCACGTGATGGTCCAGCTCGGCCCTGAAGAAGAACTTAAGCGTGCACTTGGAGCAATCGTACGGTCGAGCTCCTAGGCCGTGTTCATGCAGCATGTGGTTCTGGAAGAAGAGGAAACAAACTCCGTTACCACTGTGGGTCCAATAAACACCGACCTTCGCAAATCTACAAAGCCAATGCGCACCTGAAGTCCAATGGGCGCTGTGAAGAGGGACTGGCAAATGTAGCAACTGAGAGCAGCGCATCCAGCGAACGTATGCTCTATCAAGTGGCTCTGTAGTTGCAACGGACTGCTAGCTTCGAAGAGACACAAGTGGCAGCGTAGTGCCTCGACAGATGCTTTCCCCGAGGTCTCCAGATGCTCCTTTCTCACGTGCTGCTGTATCTTAGCTTCCGTTGGAAACGACATCTGAATGGAAAAGTAGATTCGTGTTTTAGAACCGATACGAATGGAGAATGCTTTAATCCTTCTCTACCACCACTCCCCCTTACCTGACACTGTATGCACGTGTACGTGCTCGACCCAGACCCGGTCTTCTCATGCTCCATGTGCCTGTGTTTCTCCGCTTCCTCAGGGTCCTCGAACTTCACCCCGCAATCCTGGCACCTCTTGCCGTCGTTCCCTTCGCTGCCCTTGTCCTCTGCCTTAAACGCACGCTCGGAGTCCCACCTGTCCCTGGACCCGTCCCACTGAGGATCCTTGCTGGATATCCAGCCCCTGTCGCATTTAGTTCTAGCATGCTCATAGGGTGAGTTCAGGATAGGCAGGCCCTGGGAATGGCGGATGTAGCAGGACTTGCAGACCCTGAGGGACTGTCCCCCGCCGCTGATGTGATTGGGAGGTAGGCTGACGAAGTCGTCGACGGAGTAGTCCCTGAGGCAGAGGCAGCAGCCCGGGTTATGGCTCTTCTGGTTCGGGCTGGGGCTGGACCCAGCGCTCCTGGACCCAGTGGAGGCTCGGAGGTGGTGTCTGGCGTGGAGGCGACACTCCAGGTCGCTGATCAAGGTCTGCCTGCAGACGACACACGCGGCCGGCAGATGAGGGAGCGAGCCGTCTAGCCTCTGCTGAGGGTCCACGTTTTCCAGGCTGTGTCTCTGCACGTGCTCGAGGAACTGCGACTCCGTGGCTAGGCTCCCGCGGCACACGATGCAGGTGTCGCTCAGCTGGATCTTGCAGTGCTTCTGCAGCTTGTGCTCGGCCAGGATGGCCCCGGACGGGCAGACCTCGTCGCAGATATTGCACTTGTGGCGTCCCCCGGGCTCGTTCGAGGCGTGCTGGATCCTTGTGTGGGACTCCAGCTCGGTTCTGGAGCGGCACACCTCGCCGCAATAGGCACACGTCATGCTCAGGCTAGACAGGGACTTGCTCTGAGGCTTGGCAGCCGCGTGGGCTAGCTTCTTGTGGGCCTGGAGCTCCGCCTCGTTCGCGAACTCGCCCCTCTCGCAGAGCTCGCACTGCTGAGCCCCCGTGCTGGTGTAGTTCGCTCGCTTGTTGTTGTTGTCCCGCTGGTTCAGGGAGTTGTTGTTGCTGGACGCTGGGGAGCGGCCCCTTTTCTGCGACTTTGGCTGCAACCGAACAAACAGAGTAAAACACCCGTTTCCTTGGTATTCCATAGTATTTCAGTGTCTACAGCACAGATAAGCGTGGTGATAGTAAGAAATTTtggatatacagtggcggacataAGAAAGTTCACAACTTTTAAaaccgcataacttttttagaattagtccaaacgacatgagttttttttttagaagaaggaTTACTTTCCTAAGTGACGCGACCGCCACTGTATGATGAAAAATGACATTTGAAATACGGACATCCATGCGCTAGCAGTATAGgtacacaatagacatgtatagtgaagaaaataacttttcgataccctaatgtaactttttcttactgatttaaaattgtaatataaacactccccttgcaagtacgtgttgtttctttttttaatatataatctggccatttttaaagtaatactgacagttacttatcacttttaagtgtcacattaatcaaaatttagaatttaagttcaaaagcagGCAGTCGGGGTGGGTTGTACCGCAACAGAagcg
Above is a genomic segment from Andrena cerasifolii isolate SP2316 chromosome 12, iyAndCera1_principal, whole genome shotgun sequence containing:
- the LOC143375572 gene encoding uncharacterized protein LOC143375572, with the translated sequence MSAPKLPVILLLVFLKISLARADIENWEACGGRLERALDSIHRGYSRRNRLEEEEASSSYQQELRSAPLEMSVSRIAVKLPQGARDTANPWARVEKCVYEPSNNSLQTRVAFNDLSVSGMVSLTPRDHQPPIPAESCRMTLRLRRAGIDFLTTPIARGRGQMRIRTESSFLEPRFASIYAYGCHTRRLDKQIKRQDKWPPFHHPHNEVSFTALPVIPNDDYEAAEPRQLVGVSKEVDVAIPNETRESRFLSPPVAKLGIWRKNVWLTKSPAREKRALLPSESSSNVLGGSSSVPRFPGSFDSGQEAGHHSPRISRSTETITPQDFVSALASRRSRANATDDCAGRRNASSLVNATESFLTNLNDSQPKANFKREDSYQATKASPRETRQLYVEENFDNVFPSDSENSGRSWQSKEHIASEMEDVFLRGASQALTKYIERQLHPAIKETLMISMGYTVSYG